The following coding sequences lie in one Thermomicrobium sp. 4228-Ro genomic window:
- a CDS encoding helix-turn-helix domain-containing protein: MAELILRDLCRWDRRFTILYPPGANEEAVLDRPVSWAVSVRAVPPFLPPLRGDELIILSGRILREIQATGLADADELLETLAEAPVAALVTEPNLFEEPVGSLPLVLFPGPIPLDLESTLNRLLTEQRRALYRLSTELTRELSRAALTGGIDAVLQAAALASDRSLVLQDSDGRILAAGGDAPSPAAPTALARARPHPSVRALTEGDDERLLTAISVSGRLAYLSLLASGSATTERDRLVLSLVAGLCASLLAQEGRATRPAPLSQLVADLLLGRLSETVLPHTAQRLGLDPNAPVVVALFGGRSATTRGDVLRRVLEPSARDRTTPLGEEIALLLTQQEAESIESRARGLAGASVAAERLPFAPSILGPDARRDPEWFLVLSRPVARLKAAPEGLRQARFLTGLLRTGALTGSVVRFDALEDTGPFALLYLLWGNPEIEAFRHQALGPLLDADERACELLQTLAAFLAYGSASEVAACLGIHRNTVAYRLAQATERTGRNLGDARDRFLLELAFLLGMLPPAEPNVSQ; this comes from the coding sequence ATGGCTGAGTTGATTCTCCGCGACCTCTGTCGGTGGGATCGACGCTTCACCATACTCTACCCCCCCGGAGCGAACGAGGAAGCGGTACTCGATCGTCCGGTCTCGTGGGCCGTGAGTGTCCGCGCCGTGCCACCGTTCCTTCCCCCGCTCCGTGGCGATGAGCTCATCATCTTGAGTGGACGGATCCTGCGTGAGATTCAGGCTACCGGTCTAGCAGACGCGGATGAGCTCCTCGAGACACTGGCCGAAGCCCCGGTCGCTGCACTCGTGACCGAACCCAATCTCTTCGAAGAGCCAGTCGGATCGTTACCGCTCGTGCTGTTTCCCGGCCCGATCCCGCTCGATCTCGAATCGACCCTCAATCGCTTGCTCACCGAGCAACGCCGCGCACTCTACCGCCTTTCGACCGAACTGACCCGCGAGTTGTCGCGTGCTGCACTGACCGGTGGCATCGACGCCGTCCTCCAGGCTGCTGCACTCGCCAGCGACCGCAGCCTCGTCCTCCAGGACAGCGACGGTCGCATCCTCGCAGCCGGGGGCGATGCACCGTCGCCCGCCGCACCGACAGCACTGGCTCGCGCTCGGCCCCACCCGAGTGTCCGGGCTCTCACTGAGGGTGACGATGAACGACTGCTCACCGCGATCAGTGTGAGTGGCCGGCTGGCGTATCTGTCGCTGCTCGCTTCGGGAAGCGCAACGACCGAGCGTGACCGGCTGGTGCTTTCCCTCGTCGCTGGGCTCTGTGCCAGCCTCCTCGCGCAAGAGGGGCGCGCAACGCGCCCAGCTCCGCTGAGCCAGCTCGTCGCCGATCTCCTGCTGGGCCGGTTGAGTGAGACCGTCCTTCCCCATACCGCACAACGACTCGGCCTCGATCCCAACGCACCGGTCGTTGTCGCGCTGTTCGGTGGCCGCTCGGCCACGACACGTGGCGATGTTCTCCGGCGTGTACTGGAACCGAGCGCGCGCGACCGTACGACGCCACTCGGCGAGGAGATCGCGCTCCTCCTGACCCAGCAGGAAGCCGAATCCATCGAGAGCCGTGCCCGTGGCCTGGCTGGCGCTTCCGTCGCCGCCGAACGACTGCCGTTTGCCCCGTCGATCCTCGGCCCGGACGCGCGGCGGGATCCCGAGTGGTTCCTCGTCCTCTCTCGTCCGGTCGCCCGCCTCAAGGCCGCTCCCGAGGGATTGCGCCAGGCCCGCTTCCTGACCGGACTCCTCCGCACTGGCGCGCTAACAGGATCCGTCGTGCGCTTCGACGCTCTCGAGGATACCGGCCCTTTCGCGCTGTTGTATCTCCTCTGGGGAAACCCAGAGATCGAAGCCTTCCGTCACCAGGCGCTCGGCCCGTTACTCGATGCGGACGAGCGAGCGTGCGAACTCCTGCAAACCCTCGCTGCTTTCCTCGCCTATGGCAGCGCATCGGAGGTCGCAGCGTGCCTCGGCATTCACCGCAACACGGTCGCCTACCGTTTGGCGCAGGCAACCGAGCGGACAGGGCGCAATCTCGGTGACGCGCGTGATCGCTTCTTGCTCGAGCTGGCCTTCCTCCTCGGCATGCTGCCGCCCGCGGAGCCGAACGTCTCTCAGTGA
- a CDS encoding YtxH domain-containing protein, giving the protein MLARLRTAAKFFTWGLLLGLLFAPASGQELRRRLIRWCTGRLQAGIERIRERLTGSSPS; this is encoded by the coding sequence ATGTTGGCACGATTGCGTACCGCTGCGAAATTCTTCACGTGGGGGCTCCTCCTCGGCCTGCTCTTTGCGCCAGCCAGCGGCCAGGAGCTGCGCCGACGATTGATCCGGTGGTGCACCGGCCGCTTGCAAGCCGGCATCGAGCGCATCCGCGAACGCTTGACGGGAAGTTCGCCGTCGTAG
- a CDS encoding ABC transporter substrate-binding protein, whose product MRIGMLVALSGPFASLGENLVRGLELALAEVNAEVAGRQLAVHVEDSAGNPDQALAKARQLVERDRVHVLAGVTLSSEAGALRDYVVSSGVPLIVSNAGLPGLTRDPNMRSSLIFRVSFANGQHEAPFGRYAYEKLGFRRVVLTGLDYSAGHDKVGAFGKHFQAAGGTIVGEVYAPVDTTDYGPYLQRIAQYDADGVFAFYSGVDAVRFVQQYAEFGIEERIPLFGSGDTVDESILQEQGEAALGYVSSSHYAVLYDSPENQELVRRTRERYGVVANQFVYQGYVTGRVLVEALAAVEGAIEDTARFLEALRAVRFRGPTGEFRFHPESQGAIITVFIRRVERLPSGELGNVVLDVIPEVDDVSF is encoded by the coding sequence GTGCGGATCGGGATGCTGGTAGCGTTGTCTGGACCCTTCGCGTCGCTCGGAGAGAACCTGGTCCGTGGGCTCGAGCTGGCGCTCGCGGAGGTGAACGCCGAAGTCGCTGGCCGACAACTCGCCGTGCACGTCGAGGATTCGGCCGGTAATCCCGATCAAGCCTTGGCCAAGGCGCGACAATTGGTCGAGCGCGATCGGGTGCACGTGCTGGCTGGCGTCACGTTGAGCAGCGAGGCCGGAGCGCTCCGCGACTACGTCGTCTCGTCCGGTGTGCCCTTGATCGTCAGCAACGCAGGATTGCCCGGTTTGACGCGCGATCCCAACATGCGAAGCTCCCTCATCTTCCGCGTCTCCTTCGCGAACGGGCAGCACGAAGCGCCATTCGGTCGTTATGCCTACGAGAAACTGGGCTTCCGCCGGGTGGTCTTGACCGGACTCGACTACTCGGCAGGTCATGACAAGGTGGGAGCGTTCGGAAAGCATTTCCAGGCCGCTGGTGGAACCATCGTCGGCGAGGTCTACGCACCAGTCGATACAACCGACTACGGCCCGTATCTCCAGCGGATTGCCCAGTACGATGCGGATGGGGTGTTCGCGTTCTACTCGGGCGTCGACGCCGTGCGCTTCGTTCAGCAGTACGCGGAATTCGGCATCGAGGAACGTATCCCGCTCTTCGGTTCCGGCGATACGGTCGATGAGAGTATCCTGCAGGAGCAGGGCGAGGCAGCGCTCGGTTACGTCAGTTCTTCCCATTATGCAGTACTCTACGACTCTCCGGAGAACCAGGAGCTCGTCCGTCGGACTCGCGAGCGCTACGGTGTGGTGGCGAACCAGTTCGTCTATCAAGGCTATGTGACCGGACGGGTCCTCGTGGAAGCGCTCGCAGCGGTGGAGGGGGCGATCGAGGATACGGCGCGTTTCCTCGAGGCGCTGCGAGCTGTCCGCTTCCGCGGTCCGACTGGAGAGTTCCGCTTCCATCCCGAATCGCAAGGAGCGATCATCACAGTCTTCATTCGGCGGGTGGAGCGCCTGCCGAGTGGTGAACTCGGGAACGTGGTGCTCGACGTCATCCCCGAGGTGGACGACGTCTCCTTCTAG
- the sucC gene encoding ADP-forming succinate--CoA ligase subunit beta produces MDLHEYQAAEIFGRYGIPVNRGIVARTPEEARKAAEQLGGRVVVKAQVHAGGRGKAGGIRLANGAAEAEAVASRILGMEIRGRTVRKVLVAPAIAFDREYYLGVVLDRDARRIVVMASRAGGVDIEEVARERPEAIVREHADPFLGFLDYQARRLAFRLGIEPDLVRGFAAIARQLYQAYVDCDASLAEINPLVLTHDRTWMALDSKMVLDDNGLFRHPDLAELRDPEDEDPLEREARLAGISFVRLDGTVGCIVNGAGLSMATMDAIKLYGGEPANFLDIGGGASAQRVAAALRIVVADPNVRSILVNIFGGITRGDVVAQGLLEALREVEVRVPIVIRLVGTRQEEGRRLLEAAGFTVVETMEEAAERAVAAAKVQ; encoded by the coding sequence ATGGATCTCCACGAATACCAAGCTGCGGAGATTTTCGGACGATACGGGATTCCGGTGAACCGGGGGATCGTCGCCCGGACACCGGAGGAAGCACGGAAGGCTGCAGAACAGCTCGGTGGCCGGGTGGTCGTCAAGGCGCAAGTCCATGCTGGTGGGCGTGGGAAAGCAGGAGGGATCCGTCTGGCGAACGGCGCTGCCGAAGCGGAAGCGGTCGCTTCCCGTATCCTCGGGATGGAGATCCGCGGCCGCACGGTTCGGAAGGTGCTGGTCGCGCCGGCGATCGCATTCGATCGGGAGTACTATCTGGGTGTCGTGCTCGACCGCGATGCGCGACGCATCGTGGTGATGGCCAGTCGAGCTGGCGGTGTCGATATCGAGGAGGTCGCGCGGGAGCGGCCTGAAGCGATCGTGCGCGAGCATGCCGATCCTTTCCTCGGCTTCCTCGACTACCAGGCGCGTCGGCTGGCGTTCCGGTTGGGGATCGAACCCGATCTGGTGCGCGGCTTCGCGGCCATCGCGCGGCAGCTCTATCAGGCCTACGTCGACTGCGATGCCTCGCTGGCGGAGATCAATCCGCTGGTGTTGACGCATGACCGGACCTGGATGGCCCTCGACAGCAAGATGGTGCTCGACGATAACGGTCTCTTCAGGCATCCGGATCTGGCTGAACTCCGTGACCCGGAAGACGAAGATCCGTTGGAACGGGAAGCGCGGCTAGCGGGGATCAGCTTCGTGCGTCTCGACGGCACGGTGGGGTGTATCGTCAACGGGGCGGGCCTCTCGATGGCGACCATGGACGCGATCAAGCTCTACGGTGGTGAACCAGCGAACTTCCTCGATATCGGCGGTGGTGCCTCGGCGCAACGAGTCGCTGCTGCGCTGCGTATCGTCGTCGCTGATCCCAATGTCCGATCGATCCTGGTGAACATCTTCGGGGGGATCACGCGCGGTGACGTGGTCGCGCAAGGCTTGTTGGAAGCGTTGCGCGAGGTTGAGGTGCGCGTGCCGATCGTCATCCGCCTCGTCGGAACGCGCCAGGAGGAAGGGCGTCGCCTGCTCGAGGCAGCCGGGTTCACGGTCGTCGAGACCATGGAGGAAGCTGCCGAGCGCGCGGTCGCGGCGGCGAAGGTCCAGTAG
- the sucD gene encoding succinate--CoA ligase subunit alpha, producing the protein MAILVDESTRLLVQGITGREGSFHTQQMIEYGTEVVAGVTPGAGGREVHGVPVFDTVAEAVAATRPNVSFVAVPAPFAPDAILEAADAGIPLIVCITEGIPVLEMVRVYHAVRARGVRLVGPNCPGLISPGKAKVGIMPGFIHAPGPVGIVSRSGTLTYEVVWALTRAGIGQSTAVGIGGDPVIGTSFIEVLELFENDPETRAIVLIGEIGGADEEAAAEYIRHHVTKPVVGFIAGRTAPPGRRMGHAGAIISGGRGTAAEKIAALEAAGVPVAERPAQVADLIRRALERA; encoded by the coding sequence ATGGCGATCCTGGTCGACGAGTCGACGCGGTTACTGGTTCAGGGGATCACGGGTCGCGAGGGATCTTTCCATACGCAGCAGATGATCGAATACGGGACGGAGGTCGTGGCCGGTGTGACGCCGGGGGCGGGTGGTCGCGAGGTGCACGGTGTCCCAGTGTTCGATACAGTCGCCGAGGCCGTAGCGGCAACACGACCGAACGTATCCTTCGTGGCGGTACCGGCTCCGTTCGCCCCCGATGCGATCCTGGAAGCGGCCGACGCGGGTATCCCATTGATCGTCTGCATCACCGAAGGGATTCCCGTTCTCGAGATGGTGCGGGTCTACCACGCGGTGCGGGCGCGCGGGGTGCGACTGGTCGGACCGAACTGTCCTGGTTTGATCTCGCCAGGGAAGGCGAAGGTGGGGATCATGCCAGGTTTCATCCATGCACCGGGGCCCGTCGGAATTGTCTCCCGGAGCGGTACGCTGACGTACGAAGTCGTCTGGGCGCTGACCCGGGCAGGAATCGGACAGTCGACCGCGGTCGGGATCGGTGGCGATCCGGTCATCGGTACGTCGTTCATCGAGGTGCTGGAGTTGTTCGAGAACGATCCGGAGACACGGGCGATCGTCCTGATCGGTGAGATCGGTGGAGCGGACGAGGAAGCTGCGGCTGAGTACATCCGTCACCACGTGACGAAGCCGGTCGTCGGCTTCATTGCCGGTCGGACGGCACCACCAGGACGCCGGATGGGACATGCCGGAGCGATCATCAGCGGGGGACGGGGAACAGCAGCTGAGAAGATCGCTGCGCTCGAAGCAGCCGGTGTGCCGGTCGCCGAACGTCCGGCTCAGGTGGCTGACCTGATTCGCCGAGCTCTGGAACGTGCGTGA
- a CDS encoding class II aldolase/adducin family protein, giving the protein MPVELVPHQNLIVLGRLAGSRGYLWGTGGNFSLRRSESHFLITMRGTALDQLDSQDFVLAPLHGEPGEPPEASTEIQLHRRIYQTRPDVRCVIHLSPPYTTLVACTDLALPTDLVPETAIYLGELARVPYIQPGTDDLARAVAEALGKERWVVLMENHGVVAVGETPLEAFRRIEVLEFLCRLVVTARSAGLTLRGIGEEAVAALRASYGAKSRR; this is encoded by the coding sequence ATGCCGGTCGAACTCGTCCCGCATCAGAATCTGATCGTTTTGGGGAGGCTGGCCGGCAGTCGGGGATACCTTTGGGGGACCGGCGGGAATTTCAGCTTGCGGCGCAGCGAGTCGCATTTCCTCATCACGATGCGTGGTACTGCCCTCGACCAGCTGGATTCCCAAGATTTCGTCCTGGCCCCCCTGCACGGTGAGCCCGGCGAACCACCTGAAGCCTCGACCGAGATCCAGTTGCACCGGCGTATCTATCAGACACGGCCGGATGTCCGCTGTGTGATCCATCTCTCGCCGCCGTATACGACGCTCGTCGCATGTACGGACCTCGCGCTGCCGACTGACCTCGTCCCCGAAACCGCGATCTATCTGGGCGAGTTGGCTCGCGTTCCCTACATCCAGCCCGGCACAGATGACTTGGCCCGCGCGGTGGCTGAAGCGCTCGGCAAGGAGCGCTGGGTGGTCCTCATGGAAAACCATGGTGTGGTAGCGGTGGGCGAGACGCCGCTCGAGGCATTCCGGCGCATCGAGGTGCTCGAGTTTCTCTGTCGCTTGGTGGTGACTGCACGGAGTGCGGGACTGACGCTGCGCGGCATCGGTGAGGAGGCGGTTGCCGCATTACGTGCTTCCTACGGAGCGAAATCCCGGCGCTGA
- a CDS encoding YfhO family protein: MGIDLAPRTTGLLPPWFVLAGGLLWIGCTFALWWKRSRSAPEFAAVGSLVGAWLLFFWRPLFTAAHVPRGGGDLNSFFFPLHAFAARTVQSGELPLWNPTLFSGMPHWANYQTGILYPPNWLAYLLARPFSYAALEFLVLCHYPVASLGAYVLARFGLRLARVPSLLAGLVFPYSGFLVAHLGHYSMLAAAVWLPWLWVALARSVATHRRRWTVGIAVATFLLATGGHQQTVLYGLTAAGVWWLGYLAHERRAALAAFASSLQNRNARGAVHSAWLLAGDAFRAGIGIASGLALAAPALLPSLELARRSVRSGGLSYEQASEFALQPTALVNLVLPRTFGDNPTNWWGPWANGEVWGYAGIVTLVLAGLGLVLSRDPLRWVLAAIGSLALLHALGPATPIHGWVYRFLPFADLLRAPARSLLFVDLTLALLAAIGVATALERGQERLEFLHHLVRSLVLAIGTLVLLVAPLFLLAIVTSATPAEPLVRAFDGILLLVLWLGLTAVWLRVLASGRANQATALAGVGLVVLDLFSATSPFNPTPDDLLADFRHPEVVEYLRQATQENGPWRLLALTIRWQPSAAAVHGLEDAGGLFDPMQPAAYARVLACTRSAPQRALLDLLNVRFVLTRADDGDFSSSFERRLTSSTGLVLWENPSALPRVWLSDRAVVTDVQTALERVCNDAFDPRQELYLNRPLSPAEPGATGQARASWDGPNRLRVAVEASAPAYLVIAVTADPGWQATLDGRWTPLATADGIYQALWVPAGQHTVVLTYWPPLLGWALAVTLLGLLALSFSLVLGWSVGRRRETTANRGHRTTSPGDSLAAAAPSTGSDH, translated from the coding sequence GTGGGCATCGATTTGGCTCCGCGGACGACTGGCCTGCTTCCCCCGTGGTTCGTGTTGGCAGGCGGTCTCCTCTGGATCGGTTGCACGTTCGCCCTCTGGTGGAAACGGAGCCGGTCCGCGCCCGAGTTCGCTGCAGTCGGCAGCCTCGTGGGCGCCTGGTTGTTGTTCTTCTGGCGCCCGCTGTTCACCGCTGCCCATGTGCCGCGTGGAGGTGGGGATTTGAATTCCTTTTTCTTCCCGCTCCACGCCTTCGCTGCCCGTACGGTGCAGAGTGGAGAGCTCCCACTCTGGAACCCGACACTCTTCAGCGGTATGCCCCACTGGGCGAACTATCAAACCGGGATCCTATACCCACCGAACTGGCTCGCCTATCTCCTCGCACGCCCCTTCAGTTACGCCGCACTCGAGTTCCTCGTCCTCTGCCACTATCCCGTGGCGAGCCTCGGCGCATACGTGTTGGCACGATTCGGCCTGCGGCTCGCTCGTGTCCCCTCGCTCCTCGCTGGTCTCGTGTTTCCCTACAGCGGTTTCCTCGTCGCCCACCTCGGTCACTACTCGATGCTCGCCGCCGCGGTGTGGCTTCCCTGGCTGTGGGTCGCACTCGCACGCTCGGTCGCGACGCACCGCAGGCGCTGGACTGTCGGTATCGCCGTCGCGACGTTCCTGCTCGCCACAGGCGGCCACCAGCAGACCGTCCTCTACGGCCTCACTGCTGCTGGCGTGTGGTGGCTCGGTTACCTCGCCCATGAGCGCAGAGCTGCACTCGCCGCGTTCGCGAGCAGCCTTCAGAACCGCAACGCGCGAGGAGCAGTCCACTCAGCATGGCTGCTCGCGGGTGACGCGTTTCGGGCCGGTATCGGCATCGCGAGTGGCCTCGCCTTGGCAGCCCCGGCCCTCCTCCCCTCGCTCGAACTGGCACGCCGGTCCGTGCGGTCCGGTGGCCTGAGTTACGAGCAGGCGAGCGAGTTCGCCCTCCAGCCGACCGCGCTCGTCAACCTCGTGCTTCCCCGGACATTCGGCGACAACCCGACGAACTGGTGGGGCCCGTGGGCCAACGGTGAGGTGTGGGGCTACGCAGGGATCGTGACGCTCGTCCTCGCCGGGCTCGGGCTGGTGCTGAGCCGGGACCCGCTGCGCTGGGTACTCGCCGCGATCGGTTCTCTCGCCCTGTTGCACGCACTCGGGCCAGCCACACCGATCCACGGGTGGGTCTACCGCTTTTTGCCGTTCGCCGATCTCCTTCGGGCACCAGCGCGCTCGCTCCTCTTCGTCGATCTGACACTGGCGCTGCTCGCGGCAATAGGAGTCGCCACTGCGCTCGAGCGCGGCCAAGAACGGCTCGAGTTCCTGCACCACCTGGTCCGCTCGCTCGTTCTGGCCATCGGCACACTGGTTCTGCTCGTCGCACCGCTCTTCCTCCTCGCCATCGTGACGAGCGCCACACCAGCCGAACCGCTCGTCCGTGCCTTCGACGGGATCCTGCTCCTCGTCCTCTGGCTCGGACTCACAGCGGTCTGGCTCCGCGTGCTCGCGAGTGGCCGAGCGAACCAGGCCACGGCACTGGCCGGGGTGGGGCTCGTCGTGCTGGATCTCTTCAGCGCGACGAGTCCGTTCAACCCGACACCGGACGACCTCCTCGCCGACTTCCGGCATCCTGAGGTGGTCGAATACCTCCGCCAGGCGACACAGGAGAACGGTCCCTGGCGCCTCCTCGCGTTGACGATCCGCTGGCAACCGAGCGCCGCAGCAGTGCATGGCCTGGAGGACGCCGGTGGACTCTTCGACCCGATGCAGCCGGCAGCCTATGCACGGGTGCTCGCGTGCACCCGCTCTGCTCCCCAGCGTGCACTCCTCGACCTCCTCAATGTGCGCTTCGTGCTGACCCGCGCCGACGACGGTGACTTCAGCTCATCGTTCGAGCGCCGGCTGACCTCATCGACCGGCCTCGTTCTCTGGGAGAACCCGTCCGCGCTGCCTCGCGTCTGGCTGAGCGATCGTGCAGTCGTGACCGATGTCCAGACCGCGCTCGAGCGTGTGTGCAACGATGCCTTCGATCCACGCCAGGAGCTGTACCTCAACCGGCCGCTTTCGCCGGCCGAGCCAGGTGCCACTGGGCAGGCGAGAGCCTCTTGGGACGGACCGAACCGCTTGCGTGTCGCAGTCGAAGCCAGCGCCCCGGCCTATCTCGTCATCGCTGTCACGGCCGACCCTGGTTGGCAGGCGACGCTCGATGGCCGCTGGACTCCGCTCGCCACCGCCGACGGGATCTACCAGGCGCTGTGGGTGCCCGCCGGCCAGCACACCGTCGTCCTCACCTACTGGCCACCGCTGCTCGGCTGGGCACTCGCTGTCACCCTGCTCGGCCTGCTCGCGCTGAGCTTCTCCCTGGTTCTCGGCTGGTCAGTTGGGCGCCGACGCGAAACGACCGCGAACCGCGGACACCGGACAACGAGTCCGGGCGATTCGTTGGCAGCTGCCGCTCCCTCGACGGGAAGCGACCACTGA
- the ychF gene encoding redox-regulated ATPase YchF: MPVQLVLIGLPQSGKTTVFNALTGAHAMTGTFSGAEDEPNLATVKVPDPRLDVLTQMFKPRRTVPAEIQYWDVAGLAKGIHERGLGGRLLGYLQQASALVHVVRAFDDPAVPHPEGSVDPLRDIATIDMELLFADLAMVEKRLQRIRAMIPKLRGAEREAHEREGAVLERLHRALSDGTPLRAVELDPDEERLLRGFGFLTQKPLLILLNLGEDRLSEAESSLAAVSERVAGPGVAVEALPGKLEAELAQLAPEEAVIFMQELGISEPARNRVIRTSYRLLGLISFFTVGPDEVRAWTIRRGATAVEAAGTIHSDLAQGFIRAEVVHYDDLVRAGSLAEARKLGALRLEGRNYVVEDGDILHILFNV; the protein is encoded by the coding sequence ATGCCGGTACAACTGGTCTTGATCGGACTACCACAAAGCGGGAAGACGACCGTCTTCAATGCACTGACCGGCGCCCACGCCATGACCGGCACCTTCAGCGGTGCTGAGGACGAACCGAACCTGGCAACGGTGAAAGTCCCCGACCCTCGTTTGGATGTGCTGACTCAGATGTTCAAGCCCCGTCGCACCGTGCCAGCTGAGATCCAGTACTGGGACGTCGCCGGATTGGCCAAGGGTATCCACGAGCGCGGTCTCGGAGGGCGCTTGCTGGGGTATCTGCAGCAAGCGAGCGCACTCGTTCATGTGGTGCGTGCCTTCGATGATCCAGCCGTTCCCCACCCGGAGGGATCGGTCGATCCACTCCGCGACATCGCGACGATCGATATGGAACTGCTCTTCGCCGATCTCGCGATGGTCGAGAAGCGTCTCCAGCGGATTCGTGCTATGATCCCCAAACTCCGCGGCGCGGAGCGCGAGGCGCACGAGCGGGAAGGAGCAGTGCTCGAGCGGCTGCATCGCGCGCTCAGCGACGGGACACCGCTCCGGGCAGTCGAGTTGGATCCGGACGAAGAAAGGCTCCTGCGTGGCTTCGGATTCCTCACGCAGAAGCCACTCTTGATCCTGCTCAACCTCGGCGAGGATCGCCTGAGCGAGGCGGAAAGCTCGCTCGCTGCCGTCAGCGAGCGTGTAGCCGGCCCAGGCGTTGCCGTCGAGGCACTCCCGGGCAAGCTCGAGGCAGAACTGGCACAGCTCGCGCCGGAGGAGGCAGTCATCTTCATGCAAGAGCTGGGTATCAGCGAGCCTGCGCGGAACCGAGTTATCCGCACCTCTTACCGATTGCTCGGTTTGATCTCCTTCTTCACCGTCGGTCCGGACGAGGTCCGCGCTTGGACGATTCGCCGCGGTGCGACGGCTGTGGAGGCAGCCGGCACGATCCACAGCGATCTCGCTCAGGGATTCATCCGAGCAGAAGTCGTTCACTACGACGATCTCGTGCGCGCCGGCAGCCTCGCCGAGGCACGGAAGCTCGGGGCCCTCCGGCTCGAGGGGCGAAACTACGTCGTCGAAGACGGCGACATCCTGCACATTCTCTTCAACGTCTGA
- a CDS encoding 7-cyano-7-deazaguanine synthase, with protein sequence MRRILARERQGKPGQPTSDIPSTYVLVRNLICLALAHACAEATDADAVAIAVSRVDGYPDCGGGFPAAYQHPADLASRRFVETGRRIPVQAPCLDVPEASIVRLGLRLGVDDGLTWSCYRGGERPCRQCDSCRLRARAFAEAGVPDPLLDD encoded by the coding sequence GTGAGGCGGATCCTCGCTCGTGAGCGCCAGGGAAAGCCGGGTCAGCCGACGAGCGACATCCCTTCCACGTACGTCCTTGTCCGGAATCTCATCTGTCTCGCTCTCGCCCATGCCTGCGCCGAAGCGACCGACGCCGATGCTGTCGCGATCGCTGTCAGTCGAGTCGATGGATATCCGGACTGCGGCGGTGGATTCCCCGCTGCCTACCAGCATCCTGCCGATCTGGCTTCCCGGCGCTTCGTCGAGACCGGACGGCGCATCCCTGTGCAGGCCCCGTGTCTCGATGTGCCCGAGGCGAGCATCGTCCGCCTCGGCCTTCGCCTCGGTGTCGACGACGGACTGACCTGGTCGTGCTACCGTGGCGGAGAGCGCCCCTGCCGGCAGTGCGATTCATGCCGCTTGCGGGCACGAGCATTCGCTGAAGCCGGTGTGCCTGACCCGCTGCTCGACGACTGA
- a CDS encoding 7-cyano-7-deazaguanine synthase: MTAAERRACRVVAMLSGGLDSTTLAYLLDAYGFEPYRLPFPYGQRHERELLATRTVAERLHFAEHRIVTIDLAQ; the protein is encoded by the coding sequence ATGACGGCCGCTGAACGGAGAGCGTGTCGCGTGGTCGCCATGCTTTCGGGAGGGTTGGACAGCACGACACTCGCGTACCTCCTGGATGCGTATGGCTTCGAGCCCTATCGACTCCCCTTCCCGTACGGCCAGCGACACGAGCGGGAACTGCTCGCTACGCGCACAGTCGCTGAACGCCTCCACTTTGCCGAACACCGCATCGTCACGATCGATCTCGCACAGTGA
- a CDS encoding metal-dependent hydrolase produces MRRSTWGAAGTWLAVAIAHRWWSRSPAGSLARAISDGLAHAALGLATSLPAARCTPDPKRVLAGALLGALVIDLDHIAAARSIRLQTCMTMPQRPVTHSLVIALGLTAAAVRADRYLGTGFGLGLGSHLLRDLVTGGVPLFHPRRVVQLREHLALPLVAGLAAGGWWLVRVVPNEASSRNSVLK; encoded by the coding sequence ATGCGGCGGTCAACGTGGGGCGCCGCAGGGACGTGGCTGGCCGTCGCGATCGCTCACCGGTGGTGGTCACGGTCGCCAGCCGGTTCGCTCGCACGCGCCATCAGCGACGGCCTCGCGCACGCAGCGCTCGGTCTGGCGACCAGCTTGCCAGCTGCCCGGTGCACGCCGGATCCCAAGCGCGTTCTGGCCGGTGCACTGCTCGGTGCTCTGGTGATCGACCTGGATCACATCGCTGCCGCGCGCTCGATCCGTCTTCAGACGTGCATGACTATGCCCCAGCGACCGGTGACCCATTCGCTGGTGATCGCTCTTGGGCTCACGGCGGCGGCTGTCCGTGCTGACCGCTACCTGGGAACCGGCTTCGGACTTGGCTTAGGATCGCACCTCCTGCGTGACCTCGTCACGGGTGGAGTCCCGCTGTTCCATCCGCGTCGGGTCGTGCAGCTCCGCGAGCACCTCGCCCTGCCACTGGTGGCAGGCTTGGCAGCTGGTGGCTGGTGGCTCGTACGGGTGGTGCCGAACGAAGCATCGTCCCGCAACTCCGTGTTAAAATAG